A DNA window from Brassica napus cultivar Da-Ae chromosome C1, Da-Ae, whole genome shotgun sequence contains the following coding sequences:
- the LOC106357532 gene encoding uncharacterized protein At4g18490 isoform X2 yields MSTPAKKSSTEAKEKDLMFDKDIEKDTWDFKSMTDDDPMDFGYGSPANKDKKKNAFNMDMSFDLGGDFGSSFKMDMSDFDFSSPARKTTKTKQNSDDSGDLKQKKNPFHFSCDFDALGDLDLDSNPRKKGNETTTKSMDFEEFSGSKLFDKSDSLDFGPDLPTTRQAVSRANTDVKANASAEKENQNSKGADSMSSTHSKQADSNNSTHSKQATLESKEDFEEVDSPQRPRMGTSRVHTMRVQPQPANISPLRTSYSKVEENSKPCLSNETAALSPLHYSEIAHTAASRETSPGIHEICRSGTKEDSPRDTEQNTNSRMISTTKSSYEKTEPNMSSQSGLDKIKHQQEEMDTDTQAEIQDHTRRTLLCDPDAGHSQPTLSGKVPSGSQLGQTAQVQDSSSKLPQAPSDSVPRLSDLKAMQNSDSGHIRSMFFKKIEKPQSHVLESPTQTEIRLVTHERIGSNLNPTIDKRLDTKDALAGFKTRTAPTELSKTDSETENVNTNSSHEKIIQKDHSGTRTVENVAGLMDGLQLLAKKTTREKSTIQGNISSNPDASSLTEKLNKHLSSGGESLQKSKMVSLERPKLGNIMSDLRAATQRAIGVNKDRPNSAVQPQVNPSTRNERNIEAPIRKSSEIHHLAPRDRTQALQYRNVGVKKDQTSSAEQPEVSSSARNETNTEAPVRKSSEIHHLAPRDKIQVLQYRTIGGKKDQHSSALQPEARSSISKDRNTEAPVNKISEIHHLAPRDKTQILHCPPSLKRKALNQDADRSLMPQLKRFSVSPRESRNVKELTHTVGQVKVSSQASRLDNNTTKQLVKESPRAKPQPQFMNMANLEIPITEYDENIEKAESYTKELDNICNILKKKHEEAKELLVRAVLNNNKLLMLNHPLHEDKIRMVQNFAAKLSLGEA; encoded by the exons ATGTCTACACCTGCTAAAAAAAGTTCTACAGAAGCTAAGGAGAAAGATCTAATGTTTG ACAAAGACATTGAAAAGGATACATGGGACTTTAAGTCAATGACAGATGATGATCCAATGGATTTTGGATATGGTTCACCAGCAaataaagataagaaaaagaatgCTTTCAACAT GGATATGAGTTTCGACCTGGGTGGAGATTTCGGATCATCATTCAAAATGGACATGTCAGACTTTGATTTCTCTAGCCCGGCCAGGaaaaccacaaaaacaaaacaaaactctgATGATAGTGGAGAtctaaaacagaaaaagaatCCGTTTCACTTCTCTTGTGATTTTGACGC GTTAGGTGACTTGGATCTTGATTCAAACCCACGGAAGAAGGGAAATGAGACTACGACCAAGTCCATGGATTTCGAAGAATTTTCTGGTTCAAAACTTTTCGATAAGTCTGACTCTTTGGACTTTGGTCCAGACTTACCAACAACTAGACAAGCTGTCTCCCGGGCAAATACAGATGTCAAGGCAAATGCTTCAGctgaaaaagaaaaccaaaattcCAAGGGGGCAGATAGTATGAGCAGCACACACTCGAAGCAAGCTGATAGTAACAACAGCACACACTCGAAGCAAGCTACACTAGAGAGCAAGGAAGATTTTGAGGAGGTAGATTCCCCTCAACGTCCAAGGATGGGAACCTCACGAGTTCATACAATGCGTGTACAACCTCAGCCTGCCAACATTTCACCCTTGAGGACATCATATTCAAAGGTTGAAGAAAATAGTAAACCATGTCTTTCAAATGAGACAGCAGCACTCTCGCCATTACATTATTCTGAGATTGCACATACTGCGGCAAGTAGGGAAACCAGTCCAGGTATCCATGAAATCTGCAGGTCTGGCACGAAAGAAGATTCTCCTAGAGATACAGAACAGAATACCAACAGTAGAATGATTTCCACCACGAAATCAAGTTATGAGAAGACTGAACCAAACATGTCCTCTCAGTCAGGTTTGGACAAGATCAAACATCAACAGGAAGAAATGGATACAGACACTCAGGCAGAGATACAGGATCACACTAGAAGAACATTATTATGTGATCCAGATGCTGGACATTCTCAACCAACTCTCTCAGGAAAAGTACCATCAGGCTCTCAACTAGGCCAAACTGCCCAGGTACAAGATTCGAGTTCAAAGCTGCCACAGGCTCCATCCGACAG CGTGCCCAGGCTCAGTGATTTGAAGGCCATGCAAAACAGTGACTCAGGACATATCAGATCCATGTTTTTTAAGAAGATAGAAAAACCACAATCACATGTGCTTGAGTCTCCAACTCAAACAGAGATTCGTCTAGTTACCCATGAAAGGATTGGGTCGAATTTGAACCCTACAATTGATAAAAG ACTTGATACTAAAGATGCCTTAGCTGGATTCAAAACTAGAACAGCTCCAACTGAGCTTTCCAAAACGGATTCCGAAACAGAAAATGTCAATACTAACAG TTCCCATGAAAAGATAATCCAGAAGGACCACTCGGGTACCAGGACCGTAGAGAATGTGGCCGGACTGATGGATGGCTTACAGCTGCTAGCTAAAAAAACAACCAGAGAGAAGTCCACCATACAGGGCAATATAAG CTCAAACCCCGATGCTTCTAGCTTGACTGAGAAGCTAAACAAACATTTGAGTTCTGGAGGCGAATCTTTGCAGAAGTCCAAAATGGTATCGCTTGAAAGGCCTAAACTTGGAAATATTATGTCTGATCTGCGTGCAGCAACTCAAAG GGCCATTGGAGTAAACAAAGACCGACCAAATTCTGCAGTGCAGCCACAAGTTAACCCTTCCACAAGGAATGAGAGAAATATCGAGGCACCAATTAGAAAGAGCTCCGAGATACATCACTTGGCTCCCCGAGACAGAACACAAGCCCTGCAGTATAGGAACGTTGGAGTAAAGAAAGACCAAACCAGTTCTGCAGAGCAACCAGAAGTTAGCTCTTCCGCAAGGAATGAGACAAATACCGAGGCGCCTGTTAGAAAGAGCTCCGAGATTCACCACTTGGCGCCCAGAGACAAAATACAAGTCCTGCAGTATAGGACAATTGGAGGAAAAAAAGACCAACATAGTTCTGCATTGCAACCAGAAGCTCGCTCTTCCATAAGCAAGGATAGAAATACCGAAGCGCCAGTTAATAAGATCTCTGAGATTCATCATCTGGCTCCCAGAGACAAAACACAAATCCTGCACTGCCCACCTTCTTTAAAGCGGAAAGCTCTCAATCAG GATGCCGATAGATCACTGATGCCACAACTTAAACGCTTTTCCGTGTCTCCAAGAGAAAGCAG GAACGTTAAGGAGCTAACACACACAGTTGGGCAAGTAAAG GTGTCAAGCCAAGCGAGTAGACTAGATAACAATACAACCAAGCAGCTTGTCAAGGAAAGCCCCCGGGCTAAACCTCAGCCCCAGTTCATGAACATGGCAAATCTGGAAATCCCGATCACGGAGTATGATGAAAACATTGAGAAAGCTGAATCATATACAAAAGAACTCGATAAC ATCTGCAACATTCTGAAGAAGAAACATGAGGAAGCCAAAGAGTTGCTTGTCCGTGCTGTATTAAACAACAATAAGCTACTGATGCTCAACCATCCTTTACACGAAGACAAG ATTCGTATGGTCCAGAATTTCGCAGCTAAGTTGAGTTTAGGGGAGGCATGA
- the LOC106375607 gene encoding magnesium-chelatase subunit ChlI-1, chloroplastic — translation MASLLGTSSSAICASHSLSSSSSTPSISPICFRPGKICGGKLNAGIQIRPKKNRSRHHVSVMNVATEINSTEQVGKFDSKKSARPVYPFAAIVGQDEMKLCLLLNVIDPKIGGVMIMGDRGTGKSTTVRSLVDLLPEIKVVAGDPYNSDPLDPEFMGVEVRERVERGEQVPVVATKINMVDLPLGATEDRVCGTIDIEKALTEGVKAFEPGLLAKANRGILYVDEVNLLDDHLVDVLLDSAASGWNTVEREGISISHPARFILIGSGNPEEGELRPQLLDRFGMHAQVGTVRDADLRVKIVEERARFDSNPQDFRETYKTEQDKLQDQISNARSNLSSVQIDRELKVKISKVCSELNVDGLRGDIVTNRAAKALAALKGKDRVTADDVATVIPNCLRHRLRKDPLESIDSGVLVSEKFAEVFS, via the exons ATGGCGTCTCTTCTGGGAACTTCTTCTTCAGCAATCTGTGCTTCTCAttccctctcttcttcttcctcaacacCTTCGATCTCTCCCATTTGCTTCAGGCCAG GGAAGATCTGTGGAGGAAAGCTAAACGCAGGAATCCAAATAAGGCCAAAGAAGAACAGGTCTCGTCACCATGTCTCAGTTATGAATGTAGCCACAGAAATCAACTCCACTGAACAA GTAGGGAAGTTCGATTCAAAGAAGAGTGCGAGGCCTGTTTACCCCTTTGCGGCTATAGTAGGACAAGATGAGATGAAGCTATGTCTCTTGTTGAACGTGATTGATCCCAAGATCGGTGGTGTGATGATAATGGGAGACAGAGGAACCGGGAAGTCCACAACTGTCAGGTCCTTAGTCGATCTTTTGCCCGAGATTAAGGTGGTTGCAGGTGACCCTTACAACTCTGACCCGTTAGATCCTGAGTTCATGGGTGTtgaggtgagagagagagtggaaAGAGGAGAGCAGGTTCCTGTTGTCGCGACTAAGATCAACATGGTTGATCTTCCTTTAGGTGCAACTGAAGATAGAGTTTGTGGAACTATCGATATCGAGAAGGCTTTAACTGAAGGTGTGAAAGCCTTTGAGCCTGGCTTGTTGGCTAAAGCCAATAGAGGGATACTCTACGTTGATGAAGTCAATCTCTTGGATGATCATTTGGTCGATGTGCTTCTTGATTCAGCTGCTTCTGGTTGGAACACGGTTGAGAGAGAAGGGATTTCGATTTCTCACCCGGCGAGGTTTATCTTGATTGGCTCTGGGAATCCTGAGGAGGGAGAGCTTAGGCCACAGCTTCTTGATCGGTTTGGTATGCATGCGCAAGTAGGGACGGTTAGAGATGCTGATCTACGCGTCAAGATCGTTGAAGAGAGGGCTCGGTTTGATAGTAACCCACAGGATTTTCGTGAGACTTACAAGACGGAGCAGGACAAGCTTCAAGACCAGATTTCAAATGCTAGAAGCAATCTTTCCTCGGTTCAGATTGATAGGGAGCTGAAGGTGAAGATCTCTAAGGTGTGTTCTGAGCTCAATGTTGATGGGTTGAGAGGAGACATTGTGACTAACAGAGCAGCGAAAGCACTTGCAGCTCTCAAAGGAAAAGATCGAGTCACTGCTGATGATGTTGCAACCGTTATCCCTAACTGCTTGAGGCACCGTCTCAGGAAGGATCCATTGGAGTCTATTGATTCAGGAGTTCTTGTTTCTGAGAAGTTCGCTGAGGTTTTCAGCTGA
- the LOC106430025 gene encoding D-aminoacyl-tRNA deacylase-like yields the protein MNYCLASCAFPSSHTTLLRNKLSPFLFRRNRSHQTLQLCRRNFQIRAMRAVIQRVSSSSVTVDGRIVSEIGPGLLVLIGIHESDTDADADYICRKVLNMRLFTNEATGRGWDQNVMQRGYGVLLVSQFTLYGFMKGNKPDFHVAMPPEKAKPFYASLIERFQKAYNKPDAVKDGVFGAMMKVNLVNDGPVTMQLESPQSSKNETKASTES from the exons atgaaCTATTGTCTTGCTTCTTGTGCGTTTCCGTCTTCCCACACCACTCTACTCCGCAACAAGCTCTCACCTTTTCTCTTCCGCCGCAATCGCAGCCATCAAACTCTGCAACTTTGCCGTAGAAATTTTCAGATTAGAGCAATGAGAGCTGTGATCCAGAGAGTCTCATCTTCCTCCGTCACG GTGGATGGTAGAATCGTGTCGGAGATTGGGCCTGGTCTCTTAGTTTTAATCGGAATCCATGAATCAGATACAGATGCTGATGCTGATTACAT atgtcGGAAAGTTTTAAACATGAGGTTGTTCACTAATGAAGCCACTGGCAGAGGATGGGACCAAAAC GTAATGCAGAGGGGTTATGGAGTTTTACTTG TTAGTCAGTTTACATTGTACGGCTTCATGAAAGGTAACAAACCTGATTTTCACGTCGCTATGCCGCCTGAGAAGGCGAAACCCTTTTACGCTTCTTTGATTGAGAGATTCCAGAAAGCATATAATAAGCCTGATGCTGTGAAAG ATGGTGTGTTTGGAGCTATGATGAAG GTTAATCTTGTAAACGACGGTCCAGTCACTATGCAGCTCGAGTCACCCCAATCCTCCAA GAATGAGACCAAGGCATCAACAGAATCATAA
- the LOC106375605 gene encoding probable pre-mRNA-splicing factor ATP-dependent RNA helicase DEAH9 — MAFWKPGTEKPSFVEDEEGGIVLMSNNLSSSSSSSFGYANIEKQRQRLPVYKYRTEILYLVENHATTIIVGETGSGKTTQIPQYLKEAGWAEGGRVIACTQPRRLAVQSVSKRVADEMGVNLGDEVGYTIRFEDHTTSGVTSVKFLTDGVLIREMMEDPLLTKYSVIMVDEAHERSISTDILLGLLKKIQRRRPELRLIISSATIEAKAMFNFFNTSKKRQAPEGSAQGPNLEPAILSVEGRGFSVKIHYVEEPVSDYIRSVVSTILLINEREPPGDVLVFLTGQDDIETAIKLLAEEAHSNQKNSSGLLPLPLYSGLSRTEQELIFTPTPRGKRKVILSTNIAETSLTLEGVVYVIDSGFSKQKFYNPISDIESLVVAPISKASARQRSGRAGRVRPGKCYRLYTEDYFLKEMPGEGIPEMQRSNLVSTVIQLKALGIDNILGFDWPSPPSPQAMIRALEVLYSLQILDDDAKLTSPTGFQVAELPLDPMISKMILASNELGCSDEIITIAAVLSIQSVWVIARGVQKEQDEAKLRFAAAEGDHVTFLNVYKGFLESKKSSQWCYKNFLNYQSMKKVVEIRDQLKRIARRLGITLKSCDGDIDAVRKAVTAGFFANACRLEPHSNGVFKTIRGSEEVYIHPSSVLFRVNPKWVVYQSIVSTERQYMRNVVTINPSWLTEAAPHFYQNRQNNMSL; from the exons ATGGCGTTTTGGAAGCCAGGAACGGAGAAGCCAAGCTTCGTAGAGGATGAAGAAGGAGGCATAGTGCTCATGTCCAACAATCTctcatcctcttcttcttctag TTTTGGGTATGCGAATATAGAGAAGCAGAGGCAGAGATTGCCAGTGTACAAGTACAGGACTGAGATTCTGTATCTGGTGGAGAATCACGCTACCACCATCATCGTTGGCGAGACGGGCAGTGGCAAAACTACCCAGATCCCTCag TACCTTAAAGAAGCTGGATGGGCTGAAGGAGGCCGTGTTATTGCTTGCACACAGCCAAGGCGTTTAGCTGTCcag TCGGTTTCTAAGAGGGTGGCAGATGAGATGGGGGTGAATCTTGGGGATGAAGTTGGCTACACAATTCGATTTGAAGATCATACAACTTCA GGTGTGACTAGTGTGAAATTTCTCACTGATGGAGTACTTATCCGAGAGATGATGGAGGATCCTCTCTTGACAAAGTATAG TGTTATTATGGTAGATGAAGCTCATGAGAGATCTATCTCAACCGACATTTTACTAGGACTCTTAAAAAAG ATACAACGTCGTCGTCCTGAGCTGCGTCTTATTATCTCGTCAGCCACAATCGAAGCAAAAGCAATGTTCAATTTCTTCAATACCAG TAAAAAACGCCAAGCGCCAGAAGGTAGTGCCCAAGGACCAAACTTGGAACCTGCAATCTTATCTGTCGAG GGCAGAGGCTTCAGTGTAAAAATTCACTATGTTGAGGAGCCTGTTTCAGATTATATTAGATCGGTTGTTTCAACGATTTTGTTGATTAACGAACGg GAGCCACCTGGGGATGTTCTTGTATTTCTGACAGGTCAAGATGATATTGAAACTGCTATTAAACTTCTTGCAGAAGAAGCTCATAGCAATCAAAAGAATTCTTCAG GACTGCTCCCTCTGCCACTATATTCAGGACTTTCACGAACAGAACAG GAACTGATCTTTACTCCAACTCCCAGaggaaaaagaaaagttatACTCTCAACAAATATTGCAGAaacatcattgactctggag GGAGTTGTCTATGTGATTGATAGTGGTTTCTCAAAGCAGAAATTCTATAACCCG ATTTCAGATATCGAAAGTCTTGTGGTGGCACCAATATCCAAAGCATCTGCTAGACAAAGGTCTGGTAGGGCTGGGCGAGTTCGGCCTGGAAAGTGTTACAG GCTTTACACCGAAGATTATTTTCTCAAGGAAATGCCTGGAGAAGGTATACCGGAGATGCAGAGGTCGAATCTTGTTTCAACTGTGATACAG CTAAAAGCTTTGGGAATAGATAATATATTGGGTTTCGATTGGCCTTCACCTCCATCCCCACAAGCAATGATACGGGCACTTGAAGTACTTTATTCACTTCAAATCCTTGATGATGATGCAAAACTCACTTCTCCAACAGGATTCCAAGTTGCAGAACTTCCACTG GACCCAATGATATCGAAGATGATCTTAGCTTCAAATGAGCTTGGTTGTTCAGATGAGATCATTACAATTGCTGCAGTTCTCTCTATCCAA TCTGTTTGGGTCATTGCCAGGGGAGTACAGAAAGAACAAGATGAAGCAAAATTGAGATTTGCAGCTGCGGAG GGTGACCATGTCACATTCCTGAATGTATACAAAGGTTTCCTCGAGTCGAAAAAATCTTCACAGTGGTGTTACAAGAATTTCCTCAACTATCAATCCATG AAAAAAGTGGTTGAAATCAGGGATCAACTCAAACGGATTGCTCGGAGATTAGGCATCACCCTGAAATCATGTGATGGAGACATAGAT GCTGTGAGAAAAGCTGTGACTGCAGGGTTTTTCGCCAATGCATGCCGCTTAGAA CCACACAGCAATGGAGTATTCAAGACCATTAGAGGCTCTGAAGAAGTTTATATCCACCCATCGTCCGTATTGTTCAG GGTGAATCCGAAATGGGTGGTTTACCAGTCCATTGTCTCAACAGAGCGTCAATACATGAGGAATGTCGTTACCATCAATCCTTCTTGGCTGACAGAAGCTGCTCCGCACTTTTACCAGAACCGCCAAAACAATATGTCCTTGTAG
- the LOC106357532 gene encoding uncharacterized protein At4g18490 isoform X1 has translation MSTPAKKSSTEAKEKDLMFDKDIEKDTWDFKSMTDDDPMDFGYGSPANKDKKKNAFNMDMSFDLGGDFGSSFKMDMSDFDFSSPARKTTKTKQNSDDSGDLKQKKNPFHFSCDFDALGDLDLDSNPRKKGNETTTKSMDFEEFSGSKLFDKSDSLDFGPDLPTTRQAVSRANTDVKANASAEKENQNSKGADSMSSTHSKQADSNNSTHSKQATLESKEDFEEVDSPQRPRMGTSRVHTMRVQPQPANISPLRTSYSKVEENSKPCLSNETAALSPLHYSEIAHTAASRETSPGIHEICRSGTKEDSPRDTEQNTNSRMISTTKSSYEKTEPNMSSQSGLDKIKHQQEEMDTDTQAEIQDHTRRTLLCDPDAGHSQPTLSGKVPSGSQLGQTAQVQDSSSKLPQAPSDSVPRLSDLKAMQNSDSGHIRSMFFKKIEKPQSHVLESPTQTEIRLVTHERIGSNLNPTIDKRLDTKDALAGFKTRTAPTELSKTDSETENVNTNSSHEKIIQKDHSGTRTVENVAGLMDGLQLLAKKTTREKSTIQGNISSSNPDASSLTEKLNKHLSSGGESLQKSKMVSLERPKLGNIMSDLRAATQRAIGVNKDRPNSAVQPQVNPSTRNERNIEAPIRKSSEIHHLAPRDRTQALQYRNVGVKKDQTSSAEQPEVSSSARNETNTEAPVRKSSEIHHLAPRDKIQVLQYRTIGGKKDQHSSALQPEARSSISKDRNTEAPVNKISEIHHLAPRDKTQILHCPPSLKRKALNQDADRSLMPQLKRFSVSPRESRNVKELTHTVGQVKVSSQASRLDNNTTKQLVKESPRAKPQPQFMNMANLEIPITEYDENIEKAESYTKELDNICNILKKKHEEAKELLVRAVLNNNKLLMLNHPLHEDKIRMVQNFAAKLSLGEA, from the exons ATGTCTACACCTGCTAAAAAAAGTTCTACAGAAGCTAAGGAGAAAGATCTAATGTTTG ACAAAGACATTGAAAAGGATACATGGGACTTTAAGTCAATGACAGATGATGATCCAATGGATTTTGGATATGGTTCACCAGCAaataaagataagaaaaagaatgCTTTCAACAT GGATATGAGTTTCGACCTGGGTGGAGATTTCGGATCATCATTCAAAATGGACATGTCAGACTTTGATTTCTCTAGCCCGGCCAGGaaaaccacaaaaacaaaacaaaactctgATGATAGTGGAGAtctaaaacagaaaaagaatCCGTTTCACTTCTCTTGTGATTTTGACGC GTTAGGTGACTTGGATCTTGATTCAAACCCACGGAAGAAGGGAAATGAGACTACGACCAAGTCCATGGATTTCGAAGAATTTTCTGGTTCAAAACTTTTCGATAAGTCTGACTCTTTGGACTTTGGTCCAGACTTACCAACAACTAGACAAGCTGTCTCCCGGGCAAATACAGATGTCAAGGCAAATGCTTCAGctgaaaaagaaaaccaaaattcCAAGGGGGCAGATAGTATGAGCAGCACACACTCGAAGCAAGCTGATAGTAACAACAGCACACACTCGAAGCAAGCTACACTAGAGAGCAAGGAAGATTTTGAGGAGGTAGATTCCCCTCAACGTCCAAGGATGGGAACCTCACGAGTTCATACAATGCGTGTACAACCTCAGCCTGCCAACATTTCACCCTTGAGGACATCATATTCAAAGGTTGAAGAAAATAGTAAACCATGTCTTTCAAATGAGACAGCAGCACTCTCGCCATTACATTATTCTGAGATTGCACATACTGCGGCAAGTAGGGAAACCAGTCCAGGTATCCATGAAATCTGCAGGTCTGGCACGAAAGAAGATTCTCCTAGAGATACAGAACAGAATACCAACAGTAGAATGATTTCCACCACGAAATCAAGTTATGAGAAGACTGAACCAAACATGTCCTCTCAGTCAGGTTTGGACAAGATCAAACATCAACAGGAAGAAATGGATACAGACACTCAGGCAGAGATACAGGATCACACTAGAAGAACATTATTATGTGATCCAGATGCTGGACATTCTCAACCAACTCTCTCAGGAAAAGTACCATCAGGCTCTCAACTAGGCCAAACTGCCCAGGTACAAGATTCGAGTTCAAAGCTGCCACAGGCTCCATCCGACAG CGTGCCCAGGCTCAGTGATTTGAAGGCCATGCAAAACAGTGACTCAGGACATATCAGATCCATGTTTTTTAAGAAGATAGAAAAACCACAATCACATGTGCTTGAGTCTCCAACTCAAACAGAGATTCGTCTAGTTACCCATGAAAGGATTGGGTCGAATTTGAACCCTACAATTGATAAAAG ACTTGATACTAAAGATGCCTTAGCTGGATTCAAAACTAGAACAGCTCCAACTGAGCTTTCCAAAACGGATTCCGAAACAGAAAATGTCAATACTAACAG TTCCCATGAAAAGATAATCCAGAAGGACCACTCGGGTACCAGGACCGTAGAGAATGTGGCCGGACTGATGGATGGCTTACAGCTGCTAGCTAAAAAAACAACCAGAGAGAAGTCCACCATACAGGGCAATATAAG CAGCTCAAACCCCGATGCTTCTAGCTTGACTGAGAAGCTAAACAAACATTTGAGTTCTGGAGGCGAATCTTTGCAGAAGTCCAAAATGGTATCGCTTGAAAGGCCTAAACTTGGAAATATTATGTCTGATCTGCGTGCAGCAACTCAAAG GGCCATTGGAGTAAACAAAGACCGACCAAATTCTGCAGTGCAGCCACAAGTTAACCCTTCCACAAGGAATGAGAGAAATATCGAGGCACCAATTAGAAAGAGCTCCGAGATACATCACTTGGCTCCCCGAGACAGAACACAAGCCCTGCAGTATAGGAACGTTGGAGTAAAGAAAGACCAAACCAGTTCTGCAGAGCAACCAGAAGTTAGCTCTTCCGCAAGGAATGAGACAAATACCGAGGCGCCTGTTAGAAAGAGCTCCGAGATTCACCACTTGGCGCCCAGAGACAAAATACAAGTCCTGCAGTATAGGACAATTGGAGGAAAAAAAGACCAACATAGTTCTGCATTGCAACCAGAAGCTCGCTCTTCCATAAGCAAGGATAGAAATACCGAAGCGCCAGTTAATAAGATCTCTGAGATTCATCATCTGGCTCCCAGAGACAAAACACAAATCCTGCACTGCCCACCTTCTTTAAAGCGGAAAGCTCTCAATCAG GATGCCGATAGATCACTGATGCCACAACTTAAACGCTTTTCCGTGTCTCCAAGAGAAAGCAG GAACGTTAAGGAGCTAACACACACAGTTGGGCAAGTAAAG GTGTCAAGCCAAGCGAGTAGACTAGATAACAATACAACCAAGCAGCTTGTCAAGGAAAGCCCCCGGGCTAAACCTCAGCCCCAGTTCATGAACATGGCAAATCTGGAAATCCCGATCACGGAGTATGATGAAAACATTGAGAAAGCTGAATCATATACAAAAGAACTCGATAAC ATCTGCAACATTCTGAAGAAGAAACATGAGGAAGCCAAAGAGTTGCTTGTCCGTGCTGTATTAAACAACAATAAGCTACTGATGCTCAACCATCCTTTACACGAAGACAAG ATTCGTATGGTCCAGAATTTCGCAGCTAAGTTGAGTTTAGGGGAGGCATGA